The following proteins are co-located in the Sporolactobacillus pectinivorans genome:
- a CDS encoding ABC transporter ATP-binding protein, whose protein sequence is MGNARKNEALFWPVIWDKKWLMLLGILTMLVGTVLSLLSPWVMRTLIDDVIPRNKLSLLSIYIPALILLPVVATAFTAVQTFIFTYIGGETTDHLRAKVIAKILRLSPRVLNNMTVGDLVHRITRVCGMIGDVYVANQLLPSLTSILTFLGTFAFMLYLNFRLTLVSLSVIPLAITSARLLGSYVERNMTRSSALITKGQSFFTELVSGIKTVQLFAQNTQEQARADEWRRQQKPLRTKTSIANTFYRQVLSVFIQSLAIGIVFSTGVYFIVNHVLTLGILIAFMMYVPQLYSGVNSIQGIYVWTKNINPTLKQMRETFLLSPELSDRPNARPVQDVKGTIEFRDVSFQYQNDRSGLHHISFKIDSGEFLGIVGPTGGGKSTILELITRFLDPDTGSLFIDGTDIRDYQLADLRRNIAVVSQDVFLWNRSLRDNLSYGSPQATEDEIKEVARIVQMGDFINALPQKYDTIVGERGVHLSGGERQRISIAQAILRHPQILLLDEPSSALDANTEQAIQQYVEKLFHGKTLIVVAHRLITVRHASKIIVVQNGTIIEQGSHQDLMNAHGVYQEMCLKQQIR, encoded by the coding sequence ATGGGAAATGCGCGGAAAAACGAAGCCCTGTTTTGGCCGGTTATCTGGGACAAAAAATGGCTGATGCTGCTTGGTATTTTAACGATGCTGGTTGGGACTGTCCTCAGCTTGCTGTCCCCATGGGTCATGAGAACGCTGATTGACGATGTTATCCCGCGAAACAAATTATCACTGCTCTCCATCTACATTCCTGCCCTCATCCTCCTCCCGGTTGTTGCAACTGCGTTTACCGCCGTTCAAACATTCATATTCACTTATATCGGTGGTGAGACTACAGATCATCTACGTGCGAAGGTCATTGCGAAAATCTTGAGGCTGTCCCCAAGGGTGCTGAATAACATGACCGTGGGTGATCTGGTTCATCGAATCACGCGAGTCTGCGGGATGATCGGGGACGTTTATGTAGCAAATCAATTACTTCCGTCCTTGACCAGTATTTTAACCTTTCTGGGGACATTCGCTTTTATGTTATATCTGAATTTCCGTCTGACTCTTGTATCCCTCTCCGTGATTCCTCTCGCCATCACAAGCGCCAGGTTACTGGGTTCATATGTTGAGCGTAATATGACCCGGTCATCAGCATTAATAACGAAGGGGCAGTCATTTTTCACTGAATTAGTGAGCGGTATCAAAACGGTTCAATTGTTTGCGCAAAACACCCAGGAGCAGGCGAGAGCGGATGAATGGCGCCGTCAGCAGAAACCCTTGCGCACAAAAACCAGTATCGCCAATACTTTTTACAGACAGGTATTATCCGTTTTTATACAGTCCCTTGCTATTGGCATTGTTTTTTCCACAGGCGTTTATTTTATCGTCAACCACGTACTGACACTCGGGATACTGATTGCTTTCATGATGTACGTCCCTCAACTTTACTCAGGGGTGAACAGCATTCAGGGGATTTATGTCTGGACAAAGAATATTAATCCCACGCTGAAACAGATGCGTGAAACCTTTCTCCTGTCACCTGAGCTGAGTGACCGTCCGAATGCCAGACCCGTGCAGGACGTTAAAGGAACGATTGAATTCCGGGATGTTTCATTCCAATATCAAAATGACCGCAGTGGACTCCATCACATATCGTTCAAGATCGATTCCGGAGAATTTCTAGGGATTGTCGGGCCCACTGGCGGTGGAAAGAGCACCATTCTTGAACTGATCACCCGATTTCTAGATCCGGATACGGGTTCTCTATTCATTGACGGGACTGACATCCGCGACTATCAGCTGGCGGATCTCAGAAGAAACATTGCAGTCGTCTCTCAGGATGTTTTTCTCTGGAATCGGTCGCTCCGGGACAATTTGTCGTACGGCTCACCCCAGGCTACGGAAGATGAAATTAAAGAAGTGGCAAGAATCGTACAGATGGGCGATTTCATCAATGCCCTTCCACAGAAATATGACACGATCGTTGGTGAACGCGGGGTTCACCTATCCGGTGGCGAACGACAGCGTATCTCTATTGCCCAAGCTATTTTACGTCATCCGCAAATTTTATTACTGGATGAACCTTCCTCTGCCCTCGATGCCAATACTGAGCAGGCCATACAGCAGTATGTCGAGAAATTATTCCATGGGAAAACGTTAATCGTTGTGGCACACCGCCTGATCACAGTACGCCACGCCTCCAAAATCATCGTGGTGCAAAACGGGACGATCATTGAACAGGGTTCACACCAGGACTTGATGAACGCTCACGGTGTCTATCAAGAGATGTGCCTCAAACAGCAGATACGATGA